The nucleotide sequence GCGCCGTAATACAACTTTAACGAAGCGTATCTTCCCCGAATGATTGTTGGCATGGCCCCAATAGCCAGGGCTACGTAGCGGGAGCCTATGGGTCTCAGATCGTAACTATCTTCCGGATAGGCGGGTAACTGACCACGCTGAATAAAGTTGTTTAATCCAATACTTATGCTGTAGTCGATATTGTGTCCGTTATCCTTTTTCTGGCGTTTGGCTCGCTGGTAGTCCCGGTCATTATTGGAGTCTGAACTCTGTTTTTTAGTCGAATCTACCTTGGTTTTATCGGCTCCGTTAATTACAATGGTTATTCCATCTTTCTTTTTGGTGACGACCAGCACTGTATCTTTCAGATAGCGACCGCCGTCCCGGGAAATCGCGTGCTGACCACCCGGTACCGAATCAAGCTGCATGCTCATTTCCCGCACAATCTTATTCAGATCGTAATTTGACAACGCTTGAATACCTGCTTTGTCAGGCGCATAAATAACCAGCCGGGTGCGGTTAGCAAACCGGATAACCAGTGAATCGGTGGAATGCACGGGGGCAGCCTGCACCTCGTAGGCTGCTATTAAACTAATGACCATAAAGGCCATACGGACTATACCATTCATTGCTTAGTGGGTTTATCTTTATCCAAACTGTGCTTTAACCCATTATAGGCTCGGCCAAGTAGCCCCCGGTCGTCGTCGTTATCATGTCGAGCGAGAATTTCACCTTGTTTAATACGTTTAACCTGCTGCCAGATAGTACCAGCCCGGCTTTCTTTTTCGGGTTTATTATCAACGGCCGCAACCATTTTTTCCTCAACCGCCATTTTAGCTGCCTGCCGAGCCGCTACCAGCGCTTCGGGCTCAGCAATTGTTACAATTAGTACCCGCTCCGAAGATGGGCCAGGCTTAGAAGCCAGTTGTTCCTGCGCAGGTGTTGCTGTTGGTTTACCCAAATCGGCAGGTATTCCCGCCGGATTCGCCCTGGTTTCTACGACTTTTGTCTGTGCCAAAGCGGCTTCATCCAGTGCAAACACAGGTTTAGCAGATGGTTGCCGCCACGAACGAGCCGATTTGGTCATGGCTGGCTTTTCAGCTCTGGCCAACTGCCCGCCCTCCGTTCCCTGATCAACGGGCAGCGACCTTGCCTGTTCTCCAGCAGAAATACGAGTTTCCTTCGCACTGGCTACTACTTCCTGCTTCGATGACCTCCCGTCATCCTTGTTTGATAAGCCAGCGGGACCCTTCGCCCCAGCAACCTGCGAATTACCAGGCAAAGCAGTATTCGTAGAAGGCCAATAAAGCCAGCCAAACAGGCAAACAACAACCAGGCAGGCGGCAATCGCCATGTAGCGATGTATGGCAAGATTGCGCCAGAACACGACTCGTGTTTCCTGTTTGTTTTGCTCCATACGCGCCCGTAACCGCTCAAAGCCGCCCGAACTGGGTGGCAGTGATAAGTTGCTTAGCTTACGGGCGAACAAATCATCTATTGGTTGTTTTTCTATATGCTTTTTCATGGAGTTCAGTCAGCGCTTCCAGTTCCAGTTTCTTTAATTTCATTTGCAGCAGGGTCCGGGCCCGACTTAGCTGCGACTTCGACGTTCCTTCCGAAATACCGAGCATCTCCGCAATTTCAGCGTGAGAGTAACCTTCAATTGCGTATAAGTTAAACACCGTCCGGTAGCCATCGGGCAGTTGGTTTACCATACCTAACAGATCACTTTCGTTTACGGCGGTATCAGCCCATTCGTAATCCGGCTCCACCGTAACGTCTTCAATAGGTATCTCCTGGCGCCACTGCCTGCTTTTTCGCAGGAACATCAGTGATTCGGTCACCATGACCCGGCGCATCCACCCTTCAAAGCTCCCATCTTCGCGAAATTGCTCAATCTTTTCAAACACGCGCATAAAGCCATCCAGCATGACTTCTTCAGCATCATCCCGGTTGGTACAATATCGGGTACAGACCGCCAGCATTTTACCCGCAAACCGTTCATACACAACTTTATGCGCGCGGTTATCGCCCCGCTTCAAGGCAGCCACCAATTGCGCTTCAGTCGTGAAAAACGGTATAATTCGGAGCATAATCGTTTAGGTTCGACAACAAGATGCAAATTAGCCCGGAGCAGGTTGCATGAGGTACGAAAAATTTTAGAACCTATGACTCATTCATGATCACAAGCCTACGGGCAAACAAAAAGGGGCTTCTCAGAGCCCCTTGATATATTTGATTCCGGCTACGTAATGCAACCAGATTACGCGTGATATTCGAAAATTAATCGGTGCAATCAGCAGCATGGCAATAGCCACAACGGTTGCGTAAACCCAACCCGACGGGTCGTTGGCCAGATAAAAGAGCAGGAAGCCGAGCGCCAGTGCAACTCCGCCCGAAATAGCGTAGCTCACATACATAGCCCCGATAAAATAACCGGGCTCAACTTCATACCGCAGGCCACAATGCGGACAGAATTCATACATGTCGTCGAAGCCCCTGGGTGAATAGAACGGCTTGCAGAAAATTTTGCCTTTCCTACACCTGGGACAAAGCCCGTTTAACGCGGCTTCTAATTTCGACACGTTTTCCATACTCACGTTTGCTGTTGCGGTACCAGAGATACCCAATCGAAGCTACGATCAGATAGGGCGCAGCCAATAAATACATAATTCCAATGTTCAGATCCGACGCTATTACGCTCCGGCCATTGCTGACCGTGCTTTCGACCGTCCCCCGGCACATAGCACACTGCGCCATCAGGTCAGGAGTAAGCGCTATGAAGACAACAACTAATAGCCAACACTTCCAGTTTTTCATTCTTATTCTGAGTTAATGGACGTAATAAGGCTTAATCATTAAATACACTACCACACCCGTTATGCTTACGTAAAGCCAGATTGGGAAAGCCCATTTTACAGTTTGCTTATGTCTGGCAATCTGGCCACTCAAGGCGAAATAAACAGCCCGTAAGACAAACCAAACGACTACGATTGACAGCAGAATATGCGACACCAGAAGAAAATAATAAACCGGCCGCACCCAGCCCTGACCACCATAAGCGGTAGATTCATTCGTGAGGTGATACAAAACGTAGCTAACCAAAAAGAATGAACCGAGCGTAAAGGCTGTCAGCATTGTTCGCTTATGGGCTACAACGTTTTTCTGCCGAATGAAATACAAACCTAACAATAACAGGACTGACGTCAGCGAGTTAATAATGCCATTAATATGCGGCAGATACGTTGTCCAGCTTCCCAGATCAACTTTCTGCCGGATACCCAGCAAGATCGCAACGGCAATAGGGATTGCCAGCGATAAAACATTAATAACCCGATTAGCTTTCTGTTCCTGAACGGGCAAGAGCGTTTCCATAAGAGATGATTATTCTTTGCTGTAGATGTCCAGCAAGATACGGATTTCAAGTACTAAACGGTCTACGTCTTCCTTGTCGGTCCCGTCGTAGAAACCCCTGACAATGCCTTCTTTATCTACTAATACCAACTTTTCGCTATGGATAAAAGTTTCGTCGGGCTTGCCTTCCTTCACCCCCGCGTCAACAGCAGGAAGATAATATCCATGCATCGCCAGATCATAGATAGCGTCTTTGCTGCCCGTCAGAAAATACCACCTGCCGGGAATGGCTTCGTATTTATTCGCGTAGGCTTTTAACTGCTCTGGCCGGTCATGTTCAGGATCGACGGAAAACGACAGGAATTTTACGTCCGGACTATTTCGAAAGATATCCTGTACCCGCGTGAGCTGTGAAGCTATTTTCGGACAGATCGTACTGCAACGCGTGAAGAAGAAATCCGCAACGTGTATTTTTCCTTTAACTATTGATTGATCAACCTGATCCCCATTCTGGTCAATCAAATTAAAGGGCGGAATATGGTTGTAGATAGTATCCGTCACCTCCCGACCGTCCGCCAGTTTTACTTTACCCATTAACGGCTCACTTCTGGCAGAATCAATTTTGGGCAGATAACGCGGCAGAACGTAGTGGTTTTGAGTACCAAACCGCAGAAATACATACAGCAAAGCCGGGACCAGCAGCGTAGCGAGCAGGATCCCGGCTTTTCGAGTGTTCGTCATGATTTACCTTAATTGGAAAATCGAGCTACCTTCCGTAAGTAATGCAATTAGCAGCCAGACTACAAATAGTACGGGAATCGTGATCGCCCAGATCAGGCTTTTCACCTCATGCTTTAAGTGCATAAACTCACCAACAATATAGAATGCTTTAACAAGGGTCATCCCTACGAAAATTGACGTCCGCAGCGTCCCTGCATGCATCAAATAAGCCAGCGTAAATTCTATTGCTGTAATCACCGACAGAATAATGAAGGTACGCCAGATAGCGCCTGTTTGTGCCGGAGCTACTTCCGTACCGGCATGTCCGTCGTGATGGTGTTGTACGTGTGCGTGGTCAGCCATATAACAAGTAGTTCTTAAACCAGATAGAAGAAGGTGAAGACGAAGACCCAGACTAGATCGACAAAGTGCCAGTAAAGACCAACCTTCTCAACCATTTCATAATGGCCACGGCGATCATACAGGCCTGTTGCCGCCCGGTAAAAAATTAATATGTTCAGAACAACGCCACTGAGTACGTGCGTACCATGGAAACCTGTGATAAAGAAAAACAGGTCTGCAAACGCCGGAGGCCCATATTGATTCTCGACCAGATTAGCCCCGAAAATAGTGCGCTGGAGAGTCTGCCCGTTTAATATCTCTGTAATAACCGTTCCCTGTTCGGTTCCGTGAATGAAGTGTGACCATTCCCACGCCTGGCTTCCCAAAAAGGTAATTCCCCCCAGAATTGTCCAGAGCATATACTTTTCGACAGCTTTACGATCCATCCGGTGTCCAGCTTCAACAGCCAGTACCATAGTGACGCTACTGAAAATAAGGATAAACGTCATAATACCGACGAATACCAGCGGAGCGTGTACGCCGTGCAGAAACGGGACAGAAGCATAAACCTGCTCAGGCGTTGGCCAGTACAGATTCGAGAATTTAAACACTTCCCCATAAATGGCGGGGTCCCATGCCGGGTAGCTAAACCGAATCAGACCATACGTAACCAGCAAAGCCGAAAACGTAAAGGTGTCTGAAATGAGGAAAAACCACATCATTAGCTTGCCGTAGCTCGCATTCATCGGTTCGACACCGCCCATCCAGGTTTTTTTGTCGAACGTTTGTCCCGAGTCGGTCGTTACGGTCTCGGTCGTCACTGTAGCCGCCATGCGTCTAAGAGATTATCAATGAAAATAGACTAAAAAGAAAAACAAATACAGCCACAATATGTCTAGAAAATGCCAGTATGTGGCGGCAATTTCTATCTGATTTAAGCTTTTGGCATGAATTTTCACCCGGAAAGCCGCGACCAGCGCAAACAACAAAACAATTAAACCGGAAATCAGGTGGAACCCATGTAGTCCGGTGAATATATACATGAATGAACCGGCGGGATTACCGACAAAGAAAACCTTTTCATTTACCAGTTGAATCCAGCCCTGGAACTGCATATACAAAAACGCTATTCCGAGTGCAAAAGTAATAGTTATCGCTGTCTTCAGACTTCCGAAGTTGTCTTTTTTTGCAGATAGATGCGCCCAGTGCATTGTTATGCTACTAAGCACCAACACAACCGAACTATAGGTAAAGATGGGAGGGATAGTATACTCTAACCAATTACCTTCAGCCCGACGAACCAGGTACGCGCTGGTCATTGCTGCGAACAGCATTATTATACTAACTATAAACAACCACAAGATAAACTTGCGGGGGTTCATTGAGAGAGTCTCTTCCGGCTCCTCGACTATTGAAATATCATTTACTAACTCGCTCATGCTTGGTTACACTTTATCGATCAGGTAAACAATCTGCACGATAGGTAGATACAGCAATGATCCAAACATCATTTGTAATGCCGCTTTATCCGTGCAGGTCCTCATTAAGTGAAACGTCTGGGCCAGGAACAAGATTCCGCCAACCATAGCAACCAGAGCTGAATTTATGCCTGTTACGCCTAGCATATAAGGTAGCCAGCCTACCGGAATCAGAAAGAGAGTATAAATCATTATTCGGAAGGCCGTTTCGGCATTTTTTCCACTACCGGGCATCATTTGGATACCAGCTTTCTTGTATTCATCGAATGCCAGCCAGCCAATAGCCCAGAAGTGAGGAAATTGCCAGAAGAATTGAATGGCAAACAGAATACCAGGTGCCCAGCCAAAATGATTAGTAGCTGCTACCCAGCCGATCATGGGTGGAAACGCGCCTGGTAAAGCTCCAATGTAAACGGCAATCTGACCTTTACGCTTTAAGGGTGTATAAACAAATCCATACAGCAATAAAGAAAGCACAGCCAGCGCAGCCGCACGAATGTTGAAAACTTCAACAAATAGATAACAGCCAATACCAAATAAAATGAAAGTAAAAATAGCCGCTTCATTAACTGTCAACCGACCGGTTGGCAATGGCCGAACAGCAGTCCGTTTCATCACCTTATCGGAATCTTTCTCAATAATCTGATTTATGGTGTTAGCTGCTCCCGTGATTGCAATAGAAGCAATTATCAGTACGCCTATTTTCCACCAAATTACCTGATCTGCGGCCAGGCAGTACCCAAATACGCCAGAGAAAACAACTGCCAGCGTCAACTTCAATTTGATTAACTCAATGTATGCCTTCGCTTTTGCGTTAACAACGAGGCTAAGACCCAGTAATTTTTCCATTCTAAACTTTCTGTAAACGCGACTGTATAATAGCCGGGTTTAATAAAATCAACTTGGGGTTCACGAGCAGCAAAATAACAAATTGTACTCCGATCATTAACACTGCCAGTAACAGATGGATAGGCTGAGCTGCTGCGGGTACTGCGAAATAGCCCATAATTGCTCCTGTTGCTATTTCAGCGCCTACTAAAGCAATTAGCCCCTTTGTCAGCTGTTTTATAAGCCCCTGTTTAGCGGTTCTGTTCGACTGATAAATCAAGATTATATGAAAAAATAATATAACCAATGAAAATGAACGATGAACATAGAAGCGCCAATCAAGACTTCCGATCCAGCTGTTGCGTTGTTGATAACCCAGCTGTTTAACAGCTTCGTCGAGTGCATCCCGGACTTGTGTGCCCAATAATATCTGTCCCAGAGACAGGATTATTGTTACGAACAAAATTCTTTTTAATGCTGAACTGTTTTCACCTATCAGGCTAGACTGAAGCCTGTCTGCATTCGAGCGAATCAGCACAAAAAGTAAGGCGAAAACAACAAGGATCGCTAGCAGCAAATGCAGTGTGATCATATACTGGGCCAACTCCGTTGCAACAACCTTTGAGCCCAGCCAGCCATTTGCCCCTATTAATAGAAAAGCAGCAGCACTTGCCCAGAAAATAGCCCTGTCTCTATGTAAATAAGTTAGCGATGCCAGCAAGGTGGCAAAAACAAAGAAACCCGACAATACACCCAATAAGCGGTTGGTGTATTCTATCCAGGTTTTGACCGCGTTGAACTCAACCTCACCTTTCAGTTTGGCTCCGTAAATCTGCTGATAGTTCGGTGGTAGTTGAGACGCTTCTGTTGGAGGAATCCAGCGGCCAAAGCATTTTGGCCAGTCTGGACAGCCCATTCCGGAGCCCGTACCTCTGACAATACCTCCTGCAAGAATCAACAGGTAGATAATAGATACGGTCAGAAGCGCCAGGCTCCGGAAGCGCTGTTCACGTTTATCAATGAGGTTGTTTGAACTGATCATTCAGATTTTGTGCCTCAATCTCTTTCTCCAAAGAAATCAACTCATTCTCATGCGGAAGGTTGGATTCAGGAGTTTGCGAGTATGGCACATTCTGAGGAATAAAATCATCTTTCGCGCCAGGCTTGCTATAATCATATGGCCAACGGTAAACCGCCGGAATTTCTCCTGGCCAGTTACCATGCCCTGGATTAATTGGAGTCGTCCATTCAAGCGTGTTAGACTTCCATGGATTCTGTGGAGCCTTTTTACCTTTGAACAAACTATAGACAAAGTTCCAGATGAAAATCCATTGTGCTGCAAAGGTGAAAATGGCAGCAATACTGATAAAGCTATTCATATCCGCGAAGATATTCTTCGTGAAGTCATAACTGGTAAAAGCATAATACCGGCGCGGGAATCCAGCAATACCAATATAGTGCATGGGGAAGAATACCAGGTAAATTCCAATGAATGTTAGCCAGAAGTGGATGTATCCTAGTTTTTCATTCATCATCCGTCCAAACATCTTGGGGAACCAGTGATACACACCTGCTAACAGACCGAAAGCTGATGCCGCACCCATTACCAAGTGGAAATGAGCTACCACAAAGTAA is from Spirosoma taeanense and encodes:
- a CDS encoding cytochrome c oxidase subunit 3, which produces MSELVNDISIVEEPEETLSMNPRKFILWLFIVSIIMLFAAMTSAYLVRRAEGNWLEYTIPPIFTYSSVVLVLSSITMHWAHLSAKKDNFGSLKTAITITFALGIAFLYMQFQGWIQLVNEKVFFVGNPAGSFMYIFTGLHGFHLISGLIVLLFALVAAFRVKIHAKSLNQIEIAATYWHFLDILWLYLFFFLVYFH
- a CDS encoding cytochrome C oxidase subunit IV family protein, translated to MADHAHVQHHHDGHAGTEVAPAQTGAIWRTFIILSVITAIEFTLAYLMHAGTLRTSIFVGMTLVKAFYIVGEFMHLKHEVKSLIWAITIPVLFVVWLLIALLTEGSSIFQLR
- a CDS encoding RNA polymerase sigma factor yields the protein MLRIIPFFTTEAQLVAALKRGDNRAHKVVYERFAGKMLAVCTRYCTNRDDAEEVMLDGFMRVFEKIEQFREDGSFEGWMRRVMVTESLMFLRKSRQWRQEIPIEDVTVEPDYEWADTAVNESDLLGMVNQLPDGYRTVFNLYAIEGYSHAEIAEMLGISEGTSKSQLSRARTLLQMKLKKLELEALTELHEKAYRKTTNR
- the cyoE gene encoding heme o synthase, translating into MEKLLGLSLVVNAKAKAYIELIKLKLTLAVVFSGVFGYCLAADQVIWWKIGVLIIASIAITGAANTINQIIEKDSDKVMKRTAVRPLPTGRLTVNEAAIFTFILFGIGCYLFVEVFNIRAAALAVLSLLLYGFVYTPLKRKGQIAVYIGALPGAFPPMIGWVAATNHFGWAPGILFAIQFFWQFPHFWAIGWLAFDEYKKAGIQMMPGSGKNAETAFRIMIYTLFLIPVGWLPYMLGVTGINSALVAMVGGILFLAQTFHLMRTCTDKAALQMMFGSLLYLPIVQIVYLIDKV
- a CDS encoding COX15/CtaA family protein, whose amino-acid sequence is MISSNNLIDKREQRFRSLALLTVSIIYLLILAGGIVRGTGSGMGCPDWPKCFGRWIPPTEASQLPPNYQQIYGAKLKGEVEFNAVKTWIEYTNRLLGVLSGFFVFATLLASLTYLHRDRAIFWASAAAFLLIGANGWLGSKVVATELAQYMITLHLLLAILVVFALLFVLIRSNADRLQSSLIGENSSALKRILFVTIILSLGQILLGTQVRDALDEAVKQLGYQQRNSWIGSLDWRFYVHRSFSLVILFFHIILIYQSNRTAKQGLIKQLTKGLIALVGAEIATGAIMGYFAVPAAAQPIHLLLAVLMIGVQFVILLLVNPKLILLNPAIIQSRLQKV
- a CDS encoding DUF420 domain-containing protein, with protein sequence METLLPVQEQKANRVINVLSLAIPIAVAILLGIRQKVDLGSWTTYLPHINGIINSLTSVLLLLGLYFIRQKNVVAHKRTMLTAFTLGSFFLVSYVLYHLTNESTAYGGQGWVRPVYYFLLVSHILLSIVVVWFVLRAVYFALSGQIARHKQTVKWAFPIWLYVSITGVVVYLMIKPYYVH
- a CDS encoding DUF983 domain-containing protein, which encodes MYEFCPHCGLRYEVEPGYFIGAMYVSYAISGGVALALGFLLFYLANDPSGWVYATVVAIAMLLIAPINFRISRVIWLHYVAGIKYIKGL
- a CDS encoding cytochrome c oxidase subunit 3, producing the protein MAATVTTETVTTDSGQTFDKKTWMGGVEPMNASYGKLMMWFFLISDTFTFSALLVTYGLIRFSYPAWDPAIYGEVFKFSNLYWPTPEQVYASVPFLHGVHAPLVFVGIMTFILIFSSVTMVLAVEAGHRMDRKAVEKYMLWTILGGITFLGSQAWEWSHFIHGTEQGTVITEILNGQTLQRTIFGANLVENQYGPPAFADLFFFITGFHGTHVLSGVVLNILIFYRAATGLYDRRGHYEMVEKVGLYWHFVDLVWVFVFTFFYLV
- a CDS encoding SCO family protein, producing the protein MTNTRKAGILLATLLVPALLYVFLRFGTQNHYVLPRYLPKIDSARSEPLMGKVKLADGREVTDTIYNHIPPFNLIDQNGDQVDQSIVKGKIHVADFFFTRCSTICPKIASQLTRVQDIFRNSPDVKFLSFSVDPEHDRPEQLKAYANKYEAIPGRWYFLTGSKDAIYDLAMHGYYLPAVDAGVKEGKPDETFIHSEKLVLVDKEGIVRGFYDGTDKEDVDRLVLEIRILLDIYSKE